One Defluviimonas sp. SAOS-178_SWC DNA window includes the following coding sequences:
- a CDS encoding RbsD/FucU family protein, with translation MLKGIDNRLNADVLYVLRSMGHGDALVIADTNFPSDSVARDTVYGALLRMENLTSAEAVNAILSVMPLDTFVDDFAGRMEIVGSPDEVPPVQAEVQAEIDRAEGKPRPMISIERFDFYDRARESYAVIQTGERRFYGCFLFRKGVIAPEA, from the coding sequence ATGCTGAAAGGGATCGACAACCGGCTAAACGCCGATGTGCTCTACGTCCTGCGTTCCATGGGCCACGGCGACGCGCTGGTGATCGCCGACACCAATTTCCCGTCCGATTCCGTTGCCCGCGACACCGTCTATGGCGCGTTGCTGAGGATGGAGAACCTGACCTCGGCGGAGGCAGTGAATGCAATCCTCTCGGTCATGCCCCTCGACACGTTCGTCGACGACTTCGCCGGTCGGATGGAGATCGTCGGCAGCCCCGACGAGGTGCCGCCGGTGCAAGCCGAGGTTCAGGCAGAGATCGACCGCGCCGAAGGAAAGCCGCGTCCGATGATCAGTATCGAGCGCTTCGACTTCTATGATCGCGCCCGCGAAAGCTATGCCGTGATCCAGACCGGCGAGCGGCGGTTCTACGGCTGCTTCCTGTTTCGCAAGGGTGTGATCGCGCCAGAGGCCTGA
- a CDS encoding SGNH/GDSL hydrolase family protein — MTLTVLAYGDSNTHGTAPMATATEKVRFDPEIRWTGHARGLLPADTILIEEGHPGRTTVHDDPIEGAHRNGLAILPAILESHRPLDAVILMLGTNDMKARFSVTAEDVAASLDRLIRTIRAAEAGPDLGEPKVLLVCPPPVAETGCLEGMFRGGAAKSAALTPLAARVAEAQGAGFLDAGAHIAVSPVDGVHFDAEAHAVLGRAIGAAVAEMMG, encoded by the coding sequence ATGACACTCACGGTTCTCGCTTACGGAGACAGCAACACCCACGGCACGGCGCCTATGGCGACCGCCACCGAGAAGGTCCGCTTCGACCCCGAAATCCGCTGGACCGGCCACGCCCGCGGCCTGCTGCCCGCCGATACGATCCTGATCGAGGAAGGCCATCCCGGCCGAACCACCGTCCACGACGACCCGATCGAGGGCGCCCATCGCAATGGGCTGGCGATTCTGCCGGCCATCCTGGAATCCCACCGTCCGCTCGATGCCGTCATCCTCATGCTCGGCACAAACGACATGAAGGCGCGGTTTTCCGTAACCGCCGAGGATGTGGCCGCCTCGCTCGACCGGCTGATCCGGACGATCCGTGCCGCCGAGGCCGGGCCGGATCTTGGGGAACCAAAGGTTCTCCTCGTATGTCCGCCGCCAGTTGCCGAAACCGGATGCCTTGAAGGAATGTTCCGGGGAGGCGCCGCCAAGTCCGCCGCCCTCACACCGCTTGCTGCGCGTGTGGCGGAGGCGCAGGGCGCGGGTTTCCTCGACGCAGGCGCCCACATCGCCGTTTCCCCTGTCGACGGGGTCCATTTCGACGCCGAGGCCCACGCGGTGCTCGGCCGCGCCATCGGCGCAGCCGTCGCGGAGATGATGGGATGA
- a CDS encoding aldo/keto reductase yields MELAIRHWDRLGNGGLDFTELGFGSAPLGNLYRSISDAEAEALLEAAWASGVRYFDTAPLYGFGLSETRLNRFLRGKTRDDYVISTKVGRLLRAVPQEQRDGTGKWFDVPSRAEVYDYGYDAVFRSMEFSLERLGLDRVDILYAHDLDVFNHGSQATLDARLAEFMAGGYRALVELRDQGVIRAFGAGINEWQPCQWMAERGDFDLFLLAGRYTLLEQEALDTFLPLCEARGIGIVIGGPYNSGILATGPKPGAFYNYDPAPQAILDRVARIEAVCARHGVRMVDAAFQFPLCHPAVVSVIPGGQGVAEMEENLRAATAGIPAVLWSDLKAEGLMRPDAPVG; encoded by the coding sequence ATGGAGCTTGCGATACGCCACTGGGACAGGCTCGGAAACGGTGGGCTCGATTTCACCGAGCTCGGTTTCGGGTCGGCGCCGCTTGGCAATCTATACCGGTCGATCTCGGACGCGGAGGCGGAGGCGCTGCTGGAGGCAGCCTGGGCGTCTGGAGTGCGGTATTTCGATACGGCGCCCCTCTATGGCTTCGGACTGTCCGAGACGCGGCTCAACCGGTTCCTGCGCGGCAAGACGCGGGATGACTACGTCATTTCGACCAAGGTCGGCCGGCTCTTGCGCGCGGTGCCGCAGGAGCAACGCGACGGAACCGGCAAGTGGTTCGATGTGCCGTCGCGGGCGGAGGTCTATGATTATGGCTATGACGCTGTCTTCCGCTCAATGGAATTCTCGCTGGAGCGGCTTGGGCTGGATAGGGTGGACATCCTCTATGCCCATGATCTCGATGTCTTCAATCACGGCTCGCAAGCCACGCTCGACGCGCGGCTCGCCGAGTTCATGGCGGGGGGATACCGGGCCTTGGTCGAATTGCGCGATCAGGGAGTGATCCGGGCGTTCGGCGCGGGGATCAACGAATGGCAACCCTGCCAGTGGATGGCCGAGCGTGGGGATTTCGACCTCTTCCTCCTCGCGGGGCGCTACACGCTGCTGGAGCAGGAGGCATTGGACACCTTCCTTCCACTCTGCGAGGCGCGCGGGATCGGGATCGTTATCGGCGGCCCCTACAATTCCGGTATCCTCGCCACCGGGCCGAAGCCCGGCGCCTTTTACAATTACGATCCCGCCCCGCAGGCGATCCTCGACCGCGTGGCACGGATCGAGGCGGTCTGCGCGCGCCACGGCGTGCGGATGGTCGACGCGGCGTTCCAGTTCCCGCTCTGCCATCCCGCGGTGGTCTCGGTCATTCCGGGCGGTCAGGGTGTGGCGGAGATGGAGGAAAATCTCCGGGCCGCGACGGCCGGGATCCCAGCGGTCCTGTGGTCGGACCTCAAAGCGGAAGGCCTGATGCGGCCAGACGCGCCCGTGGGGTGA
- a CDS encoding amidohydrolase family protein has translation MEQIDAHQHYWNPARGDYDWMPNDNPVLARTYGPADLAPELAAYGIGRTILVQAAATVAETEYMLGIADATPTVAGVVGWVDFERPEDLAVLRRLAGHPKFLGVRPMIQDIPDVDWMLREDVQWGFRALSDLGLTFDALGLSIHLSNFLKISKLYPDLRIVLDHCMKPEIRGHSPGVFGPWADGMSRLATETHACLKLSGLVTEAREDWTVEDLRPYADHVIAAFGPTRIMWGSDWPVCRLRGEYADWRRAAESLLSGLAEVDRARIFGGTATEFYQITPHRAV, from the coding sequence ATGGAACAGATCGACGCGCATCAGCACTACTGGAACCCTGCACGCGGGGATTACGACTGGATGCCGAACGACAATCCGGTTCTCGCCCGGACCTACGGTCCCGCGGACCTTGCGCCCGAACTGGCCGCGTACGGAATCGGACGGACAATCCTCGTTCAGGCGGCTGCGACAGTGGCTGAGACGGAGTATATGCTGGGGATCGCCGACGCGACGCCGACGGTGGCGGGGGTCGTGGGGTGGGTGGATTTCGAGCGGCCCGAAGATCTCGCCGTGCTTCGACGGTTGGCGGGCCACCCGAAGTTCCTCGGTGTGCGGCCAATGATCCAGGACATTCCGGATGTGGACTGGATGTTGCGGGAGGATGTGCAATGGGGGTTTCGGGCGCTTTCCGATCTGGGGCTTACATTTGATGCGCTGGGGTTGTCGATTCATCTTTCTAATTTTCTGAAAATATCGAAACTATATCCCGACCTCCGAATTGTGCTCGACCATTGCATGAAACCGGAGATTCGTGGGCATTCGCCAGGCGTATTCGGTCCCTGGGCGGATGGCATGAGCAGGCTGGCCACTGAGACCCACGCCTGCCTCAAGCTCTCGGGCCTCGTGACCGAGGCGCGGGAGGACTGGACGGTGGAGGATTTGCGCCCCTATGCGGATCATGTCATTGCCGCTTTCGGGCCGACCCGGATCATGTGGGGGTCGGACTGGCCCGTGTGCCGGCTGCGCGGCGAATACGCGGACTGGAGGCGGGCGGCGGAATCGCTCCTTTCGGGTCTGGCCGAGGTGGACCGGGCCCGGATTTTCGGCGGTACCGCGACGGAGTTCTACCAGATCACCCCGCATCGCGCCGTTTAG
- a CDS encoding GntR family transcriptional regulator codes for MAYRPGELLRKGDACDELGVSRSPVSEAIARLAAEGLVDVVPQSGTFVARFSMAEIREGAFLREAIELAAIEMIAPAITEDQLVQVRRNIRVQQALVEDGDFAGFCALDAEMHAMLLSFTGYRKLGQVAESAWVHVNRARQLVLPLPGRVAATLKEHQAILEALEARDPDRAREELRGHLRQLMTVLVPLERERPDLFDPD; via the coding sequence TTGGCCTACCGACCCGGTGAACTGCTGCGCAAGGGCGACGCCTGCGACGAGCTTGGCGTCTCCCGCTCTCCTGTCTCGGAGGCCATCGCGCGGCTCGCCGCCGAGGGTCTCGTCGACGTGGTCCCGCAGTCCGGAACCTTCGTCGCACGATTCTCGATGGCCGAGATCCGCGAAGGCGCTTTCCTTCGCGAGGCGATCGAGCTGGCCGCGATCGAGATGATCGCGCCCGCAATCACCGAGGATCAACTGGTGCAGGTTCGCCGCAATATCCGCGTGCAGCAGGCGCTCGTCGAGGACGGCGATTTCGCAGGTTTCTGCGCGCTCGACGCCGAAATGCATGCGATGCTGCTTTCGTTCACCGGCTACCGCAAGCTGGGCCAGGTCGCGGAATCCGCCTGGGTCCACGTCAACCGCGCCCGTCAGCTGGTCCTGCCGCTGCCCGGCCGCGTCGCCGCGACGCTGAAGGAGCATCAGGCGATCCTCGAAGCGCTCGAGGCGCGCGATCCCGACCGCGCGCGCGAAGAACTGCGCGGGCACCTCCGACAACTCATGACAGTCCTCGTGCCGCTCGAACGCGAACGACCGGACCTGTTCGATCCCGATTGA
- a CDS encoding UxaA family hydrolase produces MPDPAARTIRLHPGDNVDIALTDLAAGVVVPGITVPLRRPVPRGHKVAIRPIAQGEPVLRYGQIIGAATEDIAAGAHVHSHNLGMSGHSEDYAHASANTPLPPVDGERTFLGYRRADGRVGTRNYVGILTSVNCSGSVARFIAEAAERTPWLADLAHVDGVVPIVHGTGCGMSGVNEGYRTLFRTLQGYARNPNFGGILLVGLGCEVMQVADLVGQGRLREGGNFRYLTIQQTGGTRATIDAGLAMLREMGTEANAARREPAPLSELTIGLQCGGSDGYSGITANPALGAASDLLVRHGGTTVLSETPEIYGAEHLLTRRAVSRAVGEKLIERIRWWEDYTARNDGEMDNNPSPGNKRGGLTTILEKSLGAVAKGGTAPLAGVYKFAEPIDTKGFVYMDSPGYDPCSVTGQIASGANLIAFTTGRGSVSGYKPVPCYKLATNSEMHARMAEDMDINCGDIVSEGVSVEEKGREIFEDLIRIASGDRTKSEALGFGGAEFVPWQIGAVM; encoded by the coding sequence ATGCCCGATCCTGCCGCAAGAACCATCCGCCTGCATCCGGGCGACAATGTCGACATTGCCCTTACCGACCTTGCGGCAGGCGTCGTTGTGCCGGGCATTACGGTGCCGCTGCGCCGTCCGGTCCCGCGCGGTCACAAGGTCGCGATCCGTCCGATTGCGCAAGGGGAGCCCGTCCTGCGTTACGGTCAGATCATCGGCGCCGCGACCGAGGATATTGCGGCGGGAGCGCATGTCCACAGTCACAACCTTGGCATGAGCGGGCACAGCGAGGACTATGCCCATGCGTCGGCCAACACGCCGCTGCCGCCGGTTGACGGGGAGAGGACCTTCCTCGGCTACCGGCGCGCGGATGGCCGGGTCGGAACCCGCAACTACGTTGGGATTCTGACGTCCGTGAACTGCTCGGGCAGTGTGGCCCGGTTCATCGCGGAGGCGGCGGAGAGGACGCCGTGGCTTGCCGACCTCGCGCATGTCGATGGCGTCGTGCCCATCGTCCACGGCACCGGCTGCGGCATGTCAGGCGTGAACGAGGGGTACCGGACTCTCTTCCGCACGCTCCAGGGCTATGCCCGCAATCCGAATTTCGGCGGCATCCTTCTGGTCGGGCTCGGCTGCGAGGTGATGCAGGTCGCCGACCTCGTCGGGCAGGGTCGGCTGCGTGAGGGCGGAAACTTCCGCTACCTGACGATCCAGCAGACCGGCGGAACCCGCGCGACCATCGACGCCGGGCTTGCGATGCTGCGCGAGATGGGAACTGAAGCGAATGCGGCGCGGCGTGAACCGGCGCCCCTTTCTGAACTGACGATCGGCCTGCAATGCGGCGGCTCGGACGGCTATTCGGGGATCACCGCGAACCCCGCGCTCGGCGCCGCGTCCGATCTTCTCGTCCGCCATGGCGGCACGACGGTCCTGTCGGAGACGCCGGAGATCTACGGGGCGGAGCATCTTCTGACCCGGCGCGCCGTCAGCCGTGCCGTCGGCGAAAAGCTCATCGAACGCATCCGCTGGTGGGAGGATTACACCGCCCGCAATGACGGCGAGATGGATAACAACCCCTCGCCCGGCAACAAGCGCGGCGGATTGACCACCATTCTGGAGAAATCGCTGGGCGCGGTTGCCAAGGGCGGCACCGCGCCGCTCGCAGGTGTCTACAAGTTCGCCGAACCGATTGACACGAAGGGCTTCGTCTACATGGACAGCCCCGGCTACGATCCTTGCTCCGTCACCGGGCAGATCGCGTCGGGCGCCAATCTCATCGCCTTCACCACCGGGCGCGGCTCGGTCTCGGGCTACAAGCCGGTGCCGTGCTACAAGCTTGCCACGAATTCCGAGATGCACGCGCGGATGGCCGAGGATATGGACATCAATTGCGGCGACATCGTCAGCGAGGGCGTGAGCGTCGAGGAAAAGGGCCGCGAGATCTTCGAGGATCTGATCCGCATCGCCTCGGGCGACCGGACGAAGAGCGAGGCGCTCGGCTTCGGCGGCGCGGAATTCGTGCCCTGGCAGATCGGCGCGGTGATGTAA
- a CDS encoding mandelate racemase/muconate lactonizing enzyme family protein yields MRLKDLEIFTVAPPAPGWGGRYWLFVKLTTDDGVTGYGECYASSVGPKAMEAVIADVFNRHMAGESPESIELMFRRAYSSGFTQRPDLTVMGAFSGLEIACWDILGKARNRPVWALLGGKMNERLRSYTYLYPEPGKESAEFWVSPDMAAEAARRFVGMGFTAVKFDPAGPYTIRGGHDPSGSDITRSAAFCRAIREAVGDRADLLFGTHGQFNVAGAQRLAQAIEPYGPLWYEEPIPPDNLLDFAEVARATRIPIATGERFTTKAEFATVLRTGGARILQPALGRAGGIWEAKKIAAIAEVFTAQMAPHLYAGPVEWAANIHLGASIPNLLMVETIETGGAFHLRLIKNSIRWEDGYVIVPDAPGLGIEFDEDVARAHPYDGARLHLEMQEAPCDYAKPNWFEGGAPSTAKT; encoded by the coding sequence ATGCGCCTCAAGGACCTCGAGATCTTCACGGTCGCGCCTCCGGCCCCCGGCTGGGGCGGGCGTTACTGGCTTTTCGTCAAGCTCACGACAGATGACGGCGTCACCGGTTACGGGGAATGCTATGCCTCCTCTGTCGGGCCGAAGGCGATGGAGGCGGTGATCGCCGATGTCTTCAACCGCCACATGGCCGGGGAGAGCCCCGAGAGCATCGAGCTGATGTTCCGCCGCGCCTATTCCTCGGGCTTCACGCAGCGGCCCGACCTCACCGTGATGGGCGCGTTCTCGGGGCTGGAGATCGCTTGCTGGGACATTCTCGGCAAGGCGCGCAACCGCCCGGTCTGGGCGCTTCTCGGCGGCAAGATGAACGAACGCTTGAGAAGCTACACCTATCTTTACCCCGAGCCCGGCAAGGAAAGCGCGGAATTCTGGGTCAGCCCCGACATGGCCGCCGAGGCCGCCCGGCGCTTCGTCGGCATGGGGTTCACCGCCGTGAAGTTCGATCCGGCCGGCCCTTACACGATCCGGGGCGGGCACGATCCCTCCGGCTCCGACATCACCCGCTCCGCCGCCTTTTGCCGCGCGATCCGCGAGGCGGTCGGTGACCGGGCCGACCTGCTTTTCGGCACCCACGGGCAGTTCAACGTCGCCGGCGCCCAGCGCCTCGCCCAAGCCATCGAGCCTTACGGACCGCTCTGGTACGAAGAGCCGATCCCGCCCGACAACCTCCTCGACTTCGCCGAGGTCGCCCGCGCCACCCGCATCCCCATCGCCACCGGCGAACGCTTCACCACCAAGGCCGAATTCGCCACCGTCCTCAGAACCGGGGGCGCCCGGATCCTGCAACCCGCACTTGGCCGCGCAGGCGGGATCTGGGAAGCGAAGAAGATCGCCGCCATCGCGGAAGTCTTCACCGCCCAGATGGCACCGCATCTCTATGCCGGCCCGGTCGAATGGGCGGCGAACATCCATCTTGGTGCCTCGATCCCCAATCTCCTGATGGTCGAGACGATCGAGACCGGCGGCGCCTTCCACCTGAGGCTCATCAAGAACTCGATCCGGTGGGAGGATGGCTATGTCATCGTCCCCGACGCCCCCGGCCTCGGCATCGAGTTCGACGAGGACGTCGCCCGCGCCCATCCCTATGATGGCGCGCGGCTCCATCTGGAGATGCAGGAGGCGCCCTGCGACTACGCCAAACCGAACTGGTTCGAAGGCGGTGCGCCGTCGACGGCGAAGACCTGA
- a CDS encoding zinc-binding dehydrogenase: MTEIRAAVCHEFGQPLCIETVHLRAPGPGEVEVTLDACAICFSDISYIDGGWGGTLPAVYGHEASGHVSATGSGVTGYAIGDPVLVTLIRSCGQCPTCAAGRPVLCATPPGPGSPLTTTGGGALEQGLDCGAFAERVVVQTSQIAPLPPGIPMEAAALISCGVITGLGAAVNTARVRPGDVVVVIGAGGVGLNAIQGARLAGAARIIAVDMLSEKLEIAKEFGATDGILATTPKPWAEAKRIAGRGADVVLVAVGAIPAYDTATRYLANGGRMVAVGMPHSGAKSQWEPVIFTYTGNAMIGSNMGDTVLPRDIPWITDLYLQGRLKLDELISGRWTLDQINEAIADTRTGAARRNVIVF, translated from the coding sequence ATGACCGAGATCCGCGCCGCCGTCTGTCACGAATTCGGCCAACCGCTCTGTATCGAGACAGTCCATCTCCGCGCCCCCGGACCGGGCGAGGTCGAGGTGACGCTCGACGCCTGCGCGATCTGCTTTTCGGATATCTCCTATATCGACGGCGGTTGGGGCGGGACGCTTCCGGCGGTCTACGGGCACGAGGCATCGGGGCACGTCTCCGCGACCGGTTCCGGCGTGACCGGTTACGCCATCGGCGACCCGGTTCTCGTCACGCTCATCCGCTCCTGCGGGCAGTGCCCGACCTGCGCCGCAGGCCGGCCCGTTCTGTGCGCCACGCCGCCAGGCCCCGGGAGCCCGTTGACAACCACGGGCGGTGGCGCTCTCGAACAGGGCCTCGACTGCGGCGCCTTCGCCGAACGCGTTGTGGTGCAGACAAGCCAGATTGCCCCCCTGCCGCCCGGCATCCCGATGGAGGCGGCCGCCCTCATCTCCTGCGGGGTGATCACCGGGCTCGGCGCGGCGGTCAACACCGCCCGGGTCCGGCCTGGAGATGTCGTGGTGGTGATCGGGGCCGGGGGTGTCGGGCTCAACGCGATCCAGGGCGCGCGGCTTGCCGGGGCCGCGCGGATCATCGCCGTCGACATGCTGTCCGAAAAGCTCGAAATCGCGAAGGAATTCGGCGCGACCGACGGCATCCTCGCCACCACGCCGAAACCCTGGGCGGAGGCGAAGCGCATCGCGGGTCGTGGCGCCGACGTGGTGCTGGTCGCCGTCGGCGCCATCCCCGCCTACGACACTGCAACCCGGTATCTCGCGAATGGCGGCCGCATGGTCGCGGTCGGCATGCCGCATTCCGGCGCCAAATCTCAGTGGGAACCGGTGATCTTCACCTATACCGGAAACGCGATGATCGGCTCCAACATGGGCGACACGGTGCTACCCCGAGATATTCCGTGGATCACCGATCTCTACCTTCAGGGCCGGCTTAAACTTGACGAGCTAATCTCGGGCCGCTGGACCCTCGACCAGATCAACGAGGCGATCGCCGACACAAGGACCGGCGCCGCCCGTCGCAACGTCATCGTCTTCTGA
- a CDS encoding TCR/Tet family MFS transporter, which produces MQNRLALIFILTTVMIDSIGIGIIFPVMPELMREVTGADLSTASLWGGVLATSFAVMQFLCGPVVGNLSDRYGRRPVMLIALAVMAVDYLIMAVAGTVWLLLVGRIVAGAAAATYSTANAYVADISAPDQRAKNFGFIGAAFGLGFIAGPLLGGIAAEWGTRAPFWAAAAIAALNALFGLVALPESLRTEKRRPFSLARANPFGSFRAIGHLPGLKRLLAIMFLYTVAFQSYPSIWAFFGTERFGWDAWWNGLSLALFGGCMVVVQGFLVAPAIRIWGDRSTAAYGMSLEVVTFGFYGFVTSGFWALVFTPIASVAGIAGPALSGIMANATPDDQQGELQGVIASVSAIAMGLAPMVMTSVFWAFTHEGATHYLPGAPFLLSGLLMVASVIVLVVPARERAAA; this is translated from the coding sequence ATGCAGAATCGCCTCGCGCTTATCTTCATCCTGACCACGGTGATGATCGACTCCATCGGGATCGGCATCATCTTCCCAGTCATGCCCGAACTGATGCGCGAGGTGACGGGCGCAGACCTCTCCACCGCCTCGCTCTGGGGCGGTGTGCTCGCCACCTCGTTTGCCGTGATGCAGTTCCTTTGCGGCCCGGTGGTCGGCAACCTTTCCGACCGCTACGGGCGGCGGCCGGTGATGCTGATCGCGCTCGCGGTGATGGCAGTGGACTACCTGATCATGGCGGTCGCCGGGACAGTCTGGCTCCTCCTCGTCGGGCGCATCGTCGCGGGCGCTGCCGCCGCGACCTACTCGACCGCGAACGCCTATGTCGCCGATATTTCCGCCCCCGACCAGCGCGCGAAGAATTTCGGGTTCATCGGTGCCGCCTTCGGGCTCGGCTTCATCGCCGGGCCGCTTCTTGGCGGGATCGCCGCCGAATGGGGAACGCGGGCGCCGTTCTGGGCCGCCGCTGCCATCGCCGCGCTGAACGCCCTATTCGGACTTGTCGCCCTTCCCGAGAGCCTGCGGACCGAGAAACGCCGGCCCTTCAGCCTGGCCCGCGCCAATCCCTTCGGTTCGTTCCGCGCCATCGGCCACCTGCCGGGCCTGAAACGGCTTCTTGCGATCATGTTCCTCTACACGGTGGCCTTCCAGTCCTACCCCTCGATCTGGGCCTTCTTCGGCACCGAGCGCTTCGGATGGGATGCCTGGTGGAACGGCCTGTCACTTGCGCTTTTCGGCGGCTGCATGGTGGTGGTGCAGGGCTTCCTCGTCGCCCCGGCGATCCGGATCTGGGGCGACCGCAGCACCGCCGCCTACGGCATGTCGCTGGAAGTCGTGACCTTCGGCTTTTACGGATTTGTCACGTCGGGCTTCTGGGCGCTCGTCTTCACCCCGATCGCCTCGGTGGCCGGCATCGCCGGGCCGGCGCTCTCCGGCATCATGGCCAATGCGACTCCCGACGACCAGCAGGGAGAGTTGCAGGGCGTCATCGCCTCGGTCTCGGCCATCGCCATGGGGCTCGCGCCGATGGTGATGACGTCGGTCTTCTGGGCCTTCACCCATGAGGGCGCGACGCACTATCTCCCCGGTGCGCCGTTCCTCCTCTCTGGCCTTTTGATGGTCGCTTCCGTCATAGTCCTGGTCGTGCCCGCACGCGAAAGGGCCGCCGCCTGA
- a CDS encoding alpha/beta fold hydrolase, translating to MSETVRFLLVHGSCHGAWCWRDVIPALEALGHEATAIDLPSHGEDRTPAADATLDLYAEAILDAIDAPVTLVGHSAAGYPITLAAERAPGKVRRLAYLCAYVPARGMSMIDMRKAGPRQLLQGAVRAAPDGVTYSVDPAMAPGTFYHDCPEEAVADALPRLCPEPILPQSTALPLLRNWPAIEKHYIVCEDDHTIPPEYQATMAAAFPPGHVTSLATGHSPFFTAPGALARRLSEIVGTADA from the coding sequence ATGTCTGAGACGGTGCGGTTTCTTCTCGTCCATGGCTCGTGCCACGGCGCCTGGTGCTGGCGCGACGTGATCCCGGCGCTTGAGGCTCTGGGGCACGAAGCGACGGCCATCGACCTGCCCTCGCATGGCGAGGATCGGACCCCGGCGGCCGACGCGACACTTGATCTCTATGCCGAGGCGATCCTCGACGCCATCGACGCGCCGGTGACGCTCGTCGGCCATTCCGCTGCGGGCTATCCGATTACCCTTGCCGCCGAGCGGGCACCGGGCAAGGTGAGGCGGCTTGCCTATCTCTGCGCCTATGTACCGGCGCGGGGGATGTCGATGATCGACATGCGCAAGGCCGGACCCCGGCAGCTTCTGCAAGGCGCGGTGCGGGCGGCGCCGGACGGTGTCACCTATTCGGTCGACCCGGCAATGGCGCCCGGCACCTTCTACCACGACTGCCCGGAAGAGGCCGTGGCCGACGCCCTGCCCCGGCTCTGCCCGGAGCCGATCCTGCCGCAGTCGACGGCTTTGCCACTGCTGCGCAACTGGCCCGCTATCGAAAAGCACTACATCGTCTGCGAGGACGACCACACGATCCCGCCGGAATATCAAGCGACGATGGCCGCCGCCTTTCCGCCCGGTCACGTGACGTCGCTTGCAACGGGCCATTCGCCCTTCTTCACCGCACCGGGCGCCCTTGCCCGGCGCCTATCGGAAATCGTCGGGACCGCCGACGCGTAA
- the pcaD gene encoding 3-oxoadipate enol-lactonase has product MNILDLGDLHLHWREDGEPSGRPVVFANSLGTDFRMWDKLIPRLPQGLRLIRYDLRGHGLSACPTGPYSMGALIRDAERLLDALKVRDCVFVGLSIGGLIAQGLAVKRLDLVRAMVLSNTAAKIGTAQMWSDRIAAIRAGGIEAIGDAMMERWFSKTFRATPEMRAYRNMLTRQPVEGYAGCAAAISGTDFITPTSGLTLPTLAIAGSEDGATPPDLVRETSDLIRGARFHLIRGAGHLPPVDKPADYAAVLTGFLTAIGHV; this is encoded by the coding sequence ATGAACATACTCGATCTTGGCGACCTGCACCTCCACTGGCGCGAAGACGGCGAGCCTTCCGGGCGGCCGGTGGTCTTCGCCAACTCGCTCGGCACCGATTTCCGGATGTGGGACAAGCTGATCCCTAGGCTGCCTCAGGGGCTGCGGCTGATCCGCTACGACTTGCGCGGGCACGGGCTGTCCGCTTGCCCGACCGGACCCTATTCGATGGGCGCGCTGATCCGCGATGCGGAGCGGCTGCTCGACGCGCTGAAGGTCCGCGATTGCGTCTTCGTCGGTCTCTCGATCGGCGGGCTGATCGCGCAAGGCCTGGCGGTGAAGCGGCTAGATCTCGTGCGGGCGATGGTGCTATCGAATACCGCCGCCAAGATTGGCACGGCCCAGATGTGGTCCGACCGGATCGCCGCGATCCGGGCGGGCGGGATCGAGGCCATCGGCGACGCGATGATGGAGCGGTGGTTCTCCAAGACCTTCCGCGCAACTCCCGAGATGCGGGCTTACCGCAACATGCTGACCCGTCAGCCGGTCGAGGGCTATGCCGGTTGCGCCGCCGCGATCTCCGGCACCGATTTCATCACGCCCACCTCCGGCCTGACCCTGCCCACCCTCGCCATCGCCGGTTCCGAAGACGGCGCGACACCTCCCGATCTCGTGCGCGAGACCTCTGACCTGATCCGGGGGGCGCGGTTTCACCTGATCCGAGGCGCGGGCCACCTGCCACCGGTCGACAAGCCCGCCGACTACGCGGCGGTCCTGACCGGGTTCCTGACCGCGATCGGCCATGTCTGA